From one Phycisphaerae bacterium genomic stretch:
- a CDS encoding BtpA/SgcQ family protein, with the protein MDGPIRRLPDQAIIGMVHLAPLPGSPAGRQPLSKVVQAACHDARLLADAGFDALIIENFGDAPFRPTTVDPHTVAFMTVAVRAVMAAVSIPVGVNVLRNDAIAAVAIAGVCGAAFVRVNVHTGAYATDQGLMEGRADETLRYRRRLTGDAQGNQTAAMPAILADVHVKHAMPLAAAPIAQTAEEAAYRGRADGLIVSGAATGKPTDLADLKAVREAVPDRPVYVGSGVTPDTVAEWLAVANGVIVGTAIKRDGLTTAPVDAARAAALVKAARR; encoded by the coding sequence ATGGACGGGCCCATCAGACGTCTGCCGGACCAGGCGATTATCGGCATGGTCCATCTTGCTCCATTGCCCGGAAGTCCCGCCGGCCGGCAGCCTTTGAGCAAGGTGGTCCAGGCGGCGTGCCACGATGCCCGGCTTCTGGCCGACGCCGGCTTCGACGCCCTGATCATTGAGAACTTCGGTGATGCCCCCTTCCGGCCGACCACCGTTGATCCCCACACTGTCGCCTTCATGACCGTGGCTGTGCGAGCGGTGATGGCCGCGGTCTCCATCCCGGTGGGGGTCAACGTTCTCCGGAACGATGCGATTGCCGCAGTGGCCATCGCCGGCGTCTGCGGAGCGGCGTTCGTCCGTGTCAACGTGCACACGGGCGCCTACGCCACCGACCAGGGGCTCATGGAGGGGCGCGCCGACGAGACGCTTCGATACCGGCGTCGTCTTACCGGCGACGCACAAGGCAATCAGACCGCCGCGATGCCCGCGATTCTTGCCGATGTCCACGTGAAACACGCTATGCCGCTGGCGGCCGCGCCGATCGCGCAGACTGCCGAAGAAGCCGCGTACCGGGGCCGAGCCGACGGACTGATCGTCAGCGGCGCGGCCACCGGAAAGCCGACCGACCTGGCCGACCTCAAGGCTGTTCGAGAGGCGGTTCCGGATCGGCCGGTCTACGTGGGCAGCGGCGTCACGCCCGATACCGTGGCCGAATGGCTCGCCGTCGCCAACGGCGTAATCGTCGGTACGGCGATCAAGCGGGACGGCCTGACCACCGCCCCCGTCGACGCGGCGCGTGCTGCGGCTTTGGTTAAGGCGGCAAGGAGGTGA
- a CDS encoding LD-carboxypeptidase translates to MAAKPRIHLTAVASYATQGMQLLGIRNVGELIALASSRLNGRYAVTAGGPMIFAKQDEMHGGRFDDAARAREIETILADDDVAALVTVRGGSWFTRILQKIDFDVLKRRRTTIHVFGFSEMTSLVLIAGRYPKVFALHDLGPLFLFDGVRRFMTKRADAYLQAAEMPVDAAHCAGFGAGWAAAKFRGMFADFIAEVAAILDGHGSPRVPSGRLLEGKLPAAKPITIVGGNISVIMPLIGSRYAEFIDPTGKWLALEEINESVGAVDRMLAGLKLSGLLDKAEGIILGNFRDGDANLTQAVFEALKRHQRTSRNQPVIELTNFGHVYPIAPLPMHRQVILRCRRAARGQTQVSIETPWDKWGRE, encoded by the coding sequence ATGGCAGCCAAACCTCGCATTCACCTGACCGCTGTTGCCAGCTACGCCACCCAGGGCATGCAGTTGCTCGGCATCCGAAACGTCGGTGAACTGATTGCCTTGGCATCAAGCAGACTCAACGGCCGTTACGCCGTCACGGCCGGCGGGCCGATGATCTTCGCCAAGCAGGACGAGATGCACGGCGGGCGATTCGACGATGCCGCTCGAGCCCGCGAGATCGAAACCATCCTGGCGGACGACGATGTCGCTGCGCTCGTCACCGTGCGCGGCGGGTCATGGTTCACGCGAATCCTCCAGAAGATCGATTTCGACGTGCTCAAGCGACGCCGCACCACGATCCACGTCTTCGGGTTCAGCGAAATGACCAGTCTGGTCCTCATTGCAGGAAGGTATCCGAAGGTGTTTGCACTGCACGATCTTGGGCCGTTGTTCCTGTTCGACGGGGTGCGCCGTTTCATGACCAAACGGGCCGATGCGTACCTCCAAGCCGCGGAAATGCCCGTCGATGCCGCCCATTGCGCGGGTTTTGGCGCCGGCTGGGCCGCAGCCAAGTTCCGGGGAATGTTCGCCGATTTTATCGCCGAGGTGGCGGCCATCCTTGACGGGCACGGCTCACCGCGTGTGCCCTCAGGACGTTTGCTGGAGGGCAAGTTGCCGGCCGCCAAGCCCATCACCATCGTCGGCGGCAACATCAGCGTGATCATGCCCCTGATCGGCTCACGCTACGCCGAATTCATCGATCCCACCGGCAAGTGGCTCGCCCTTGAAGAGATTAACGAATCGGTTGGGGCCGTCGACCGCATGCTCGCAGGCCTCAAACTGTCCGGTCTGTTGGACAAGGCCGAGGGAATTATCCTCGGCAACTTCCGCGACGGCGACGCCAACCTGACGCAGGCAGTCTTCGAGGCGCTCAAGCGTCACCAGCGAACCTCACGTAACCAACCGGTCATCGAACTGACCAACTTCGGACACGTCTACCCGATCGCCCCCCTCCCGATGCACCGCCAAGTCATCCTCCGTTGCCGCCGCGCGGCCCGCGGCCAGACCCAGGTGAGCATCGAGACTCCGTGGGACAAGTGGGGGAGAGAGTAA